Part of the Deltaproteobacteria bacterium genome, CGTCCTGGAATTGTCGAGCGGGCGGTGCTGGCAGATCTGGACAAAGCCGCCTTTCCGTTGGCGCCGATCCTCCCTTTTGGAAAGCCCGTGCATGACAGGCTGCGGCTCGAGGTTTCAAGGGGATGCACCCGGGGGTGCCGATTTTGCCAGGCCGGTATGATCTACAGGCCCGTGAGGGAAAGATCGGAAGACACCCTCATGGCGGTTTCCCGCGCCTCATTGGAAAAGACAGGGTACGAAGACCTTTCCCTGCTCTCCCTGAGTACCGGGGACTACAGCTGTATCGGTTCTCTTATGACCGCGTTGATGGGGAATTTTGAATCTACCCACACGGCGGTTTCCCTTCCCTCATTGAGGGCCGGCACCCTGACGCCGGAGCTGATGAGACAGATTAAAAAGGTGCGCAAAACCGGTTTCACCATTGCACCGGAAGCCGGCAGCCAGCGGCTCAGGAATGTGATCAACAAAAACATAAGCCGCGAGGAGATATTCGAGACGGTGAGGAATGCGTTCGGCCTGGGGTGGCAGGTGATCAAACTGTATTTCATGATCGGCCTGCCGACTGAGACCTGGGAGGACCTGCAGGAGATGGTCGATCTGGTGGATGCATTGAGAAAAATCAGGGGCGCCCATGGGCACCGGGGTAAGATCAATGTCAGTGTTACCACCTTCATTCCCAAGCCGCACACACCGTTTCAGTGGTTTTCTCAGATTTCCCTGGAGGAATCTATCAGCAAAATCAAATGGTTGAGGACACAACTGAAGAAGCCCGGCGTTCATTTCAAATGGCAAAGTCCGGAGGTAAGCTTTCTGGAGGGGGTGTGGGCACGTGGTGACCGGCGGCTTTCGAGGCTGCTTGTAACCGCCTACGCCAAAGGGTGCCGCTTTGACGGGTGGAGCGATCGCTTCGACTTCAGGGTATGGCAGGAAGCGTTTGCCGAGGCAGGTGTAGACGTGCCCTTTTTCACCACGCGAAAAAGAGATGTGGACGAGCCGTTGCCCTGGGATCACATCGGTATGAAGGTGTCGAAAACCTTTCTGGCAAAAGAGTGGCAGTCCGCGCTCGATGAACGGAAAACCGACGATTGCAGATGGCATCCGTGCAACGAGTGCGGCGTATGCGACTTTACGACGATCAAACCCGAGCTGTTCAGGGTGTGCAACATGTCATCTTCGCCATCGTCCCAACCCGTTGGCAAAGATCCTGGATTCTACAAGGCGTTTGCCGTTACCTATGCCAAAACCGGCCAGGCAAAGTATTTCGGGCACCTGGAACTTGTCAATATCATTGTAAGGGCTCTGCGGCGTGCCGGGGTTTCCCTGAAATATTCCCAGGGGTTTCACCCCATGCCAAAAATTTCTTTCGACGATCCGCTGCCGGTCGGAATGGAAAGTGTTGAAGAGCGGTTTTATATAACGGTGACCGCGCAGATCGACGCTGGCGATCTTTTATCGCGCCTGAACCGGGAGCTCCCGGAGGGAATTGAAATCAAGAGATGCCTTCCGGTGAAAGGAAGGCGGAAGCGATCTAGCACCGTCGAGGAGGCATATTTTATCGGTTTGAAAGAGGGGCGGTTTGACCCGGAACGCCTGAACCGTTTTTTAAAGCTTCCGGAGTATGGGTACGTGCGCACGAACCGCAAAGGCAGGCGCCGTGATATCGACTTGAAAAAAGTGGTGGTGCATATGGAATTGAAAAACCCGCAGTCCATGTATCTCAACCTTCTGAAGGAGAGCGGGCGGGCGCTGCGGCCGCAGGAGATTCTCCGTGAAATTTTTGACTTGTCAGGGGATGAACTTAAAACGGCCACCATCATCAAAGGGCTGAATAAAGATGTATAAACAAATTGTTATCAATGTAACCGACCATGAAACGCGCGTGGCGCTTTTGGAAGACGGGACGATTGTAGAACTTTTCATCGAAAGAAAAGACGGGACCGACAGCGCCGGCAACATTTACAAGGGAAGGGTGCAGCGGGTGCTTCCCGGCATGCAGGCGGCTTTTGTCGACATCGGGTTGAATCAGGCGGCTTTTATATACGTCGACGACGTGATCGGGGCGCGCATTGAAGACGTCGAGCGGTATTTCAACGAAAAAAGCCGCATGGAAGCGGAAGATATCGATGAAAGCGACTTCGAAACGACCAAGGATCTCTTTTTACCAAGGCAAAATATTGAGGGGCTCATTACCGAAGGCCAGGAAATGCTGGTACAGGTCGCCAAATCCCCCATCGGTACCAAGGGCGCCCGCATTACCTCGCACGTTTCCCTTCCGGGGCGTTTTCTGGTGCTGATGCCGACATCCAATCACATCGGTATATCCCGCCGCATTGAAGATCCAGCTGAAAGGGATCGCCTGAAAGAGATTGTGGCCTCATTGAGAATCGAGCAACTGGGCTACATCGTGAGGACGGCTGCCGAAGGGGTGAAGCAGGAAAAGATCGCTTATGAAATGGGTTTTCTGAAAAAACTTTGGGAGGGAATCAA contains:
- a CDS encoding TIGR03960 family B12-binding radical SAM protein, whose protein sequence is MTPTSIQDFLALVERPSRYLGTEINAVKKDPSGIGMKFALAFPDLYEIGTSHFGIQILYQILNKHPRIAAERVFAPAEDMETLLRKNAVPLMSLESRTPLKDFNILGFSLLYELNYTNILTMLDLSGIPFLSKERDDSFPLVIGGGPCTCNPEPLADFFDAFVVGDGEEVVLEMAETWFNLRRNGDDDKASVLKAWSTITGVYIPARFPVTYDRGGFQLPVGDPGTGGNRPGIVERAVLADLDKAAFPLAPILPFGKPVHDRLRLEVSRGCTRGCRFCQAGMIYRPVRERSEDTLMAVSRASLEKTGYEDLSLLSLSTGDYSCIGSLMTALMGNFESTHTAVSLPSLRAGTLTPELMRQIKKVRKTGFTIAPEAGSQRLRNVINKNISREEIFETVRNAFGLGWQVIKLYFMIGLPTETWEDLQEMVDLVDALRKIRGAHGHRGKINVSVTTFIPKPHTPFQWFSQISLEESISKIKWLRTQLKKPGVHFKWQSPEVSFLEGVWARGDRRLSRLLVTAYAKGCRFDGWSDRFDFRVWQEAFAEAGVDVPFFTTRKRDVDEPLPWDHIGMKVSKTFLAKEWQSALDERKTDDCRWHPCNECGVCDFTTIKPELFRVCNMSSSPSSQPVGKDPGFYKAFAVTYAKTGQAKYFGHLELVNIIVRALRRAGVSLKYSQGFHPMPKISFDDPLPVGMESVEERFYITVTAQIDAGDLLSRLNRELPEGIEIKRCLPVKGRRKRSSTVEEAYFIGLKEGRFDPERLNRFLKLPEYGYVRTNRKGRRRDIDLKKVVVHMELKNPQSMYLNLLKESGRALRPQEILREIFDLSGDELKTATIIKGLNKDV